A DNA window from Argiope bruennichi chromosome X2, qqArgBrue1.1, whole genome shotgun sequence contains the following coding sequences:
- the LOC129960314 gene encoding cytokine-like nuclear factor N-PAC: MAVNKDFSIGDFVWAKMKGFPFWPAKIVEPPTDKKSTPKKARHYVFFFGSLNYAWIQDENIVRHSEEMLQSTSSKKKSALLKIAIKQIIEEAPKQAKSLVKEIEYPEKSPEVLTSGPEKNIAKVQRKKVKTEAEEENTTDAPKQAKSLFKENESPEVLTSGTEKKISKVQRKKVKKENQEVRKRVLPKRCCTDKSDYERTSPPQKLIKRPTEDFSELNTPPNLNYKRIAVSRPLDEYPSSGITSSEFQSFPTFDLHEPNEAIKAKNVTPSHKKIGFLGLGMLGQRLVKNLLTSNHKVTVWNRTPEKGADFANVGAELAHTPSDVVENSDIIFCCVSGPEASKSLVFGNYGVLSGLEKSPPGSKSYVEMTALDPTTSINIAEAITRKGGRYLEAPFSGSLRSVEDGSLLILCAGDKKVFVSCHSCFFTLSRNAYYLGSDVGSGSKMNLILSTLVGVSCVAFAEAMALVERCNLSQVDFFEIMELGPICSPLLKELGKAIISRNFKTNTSLKHQQRDITLALALDNDRELPMSVTTAANEVFERTKLRNNSDHDVSAVYMGTEY; encoded by the coding sequence ATGGCAGTCAATAAAGATTTTAGTATTGGAGATTTCGTTTGGGCAAAGATGAAGGGTTTTCCTTTTTGGCCAGCCAAGATAGTAGAACCCCCTACAGATAAAAAATCTACTCCTAAAAAGGCACGtcattatgtattcttttttggaAGTCTAAATTATGCATGGATACAAGATGAAAATATTGTACGTCATTCTGAAGAAATGCTACAGTCTACTTCCAGTAAGAAAAAATCAGCccttttaaaaatagcaataaaacaaatcattgaaGAAGCACCCAAACAAGCTAAATCACTAGTCAAAGAAATTGAATATCCTGAGAAGTCTCCTGAAGTATTGACAAGTGGTCCTGAAAAGAACATTGCTAAAGtacaaagaaagaaagtgaaaactGAAGCAGAGGAAGAAAACACTACAGATGCACCCAAACAAGCTAAATCActattcaaagaaaatgaatctcCTGAAGTATTGACAAGTggtactgaaaagaaaatttctaaagtacaaagaaagaaagtgaaGAAGGAAAACCAGGAAGTTCGGAAGAGAGTTTTACCTAAACGATGTTGTACGGATAAATCAGATTATGAAAGAACATCTCCTCCTCAGAAGTTAATTAAAAGGCCTACTGAAGATTTCTCTGAATTAAATACACCTCCTAATTTAAACTATAAGCGTATAGCTGTTAGCAGACCATTAGATGAGTATCCTTCTTCAGGAATTACCAGCAGTGAATTTCAGTCGTTTCCTACTTTTGATTTACATGAACCCAATGAAGccataaaagcaaaaaatgtcaCGCCATCGCATAAGAAGATAGGATTTCTTGGTCTCGGAATGTTGGGTCAAAGGCTTGTTAAAAATCTGCTTACTTCCAATCACAAGGTCACAGTTTGGAATCGAACCCCTGAGAAAGGTGCAGATTTTGCTAATGTTGGGGCTGAGCTTGCACATACTCCAAGTGATGTGGTTGAGAACTCTGACATAATTTTTTGCTGTGTTTCTGGTCCTGAGGCCTCAAAAAGCCTGGTTTTTGGAAACTATGGCGTTCTGTCAGGTCTTGAAAAGTCGCCACCTGGGTCAAAAAGTTATGTTGAAATGACTGCATTAGATCCAACTACATCAATAAACATTGCAGAAGCTATCACACGTAAAGGTGGAAGATATCTTGAAGCTCCCTTCAGTGGATCATTAAGAAGCGTAGAAGATGGAAGTCTGTTAATTTTGTGTGCAGGCGATAAGAAAGTTTTTGTCTCGTGTCACAGTTGCTTTTTTACCCTTTCAAGAAATGCCTATTATCTTGGCTCTGATGTTGGCTCCGGATCTAAGATGAATCTGATTCTTAGTACATTAGTGGGAGTATCATGTGTTGCCTTTGCAGAAGCCATGGCACTTGTTGAGCGTTGCAATCTTTCTCAGGTCGACTTCTTTGAAATTATGGAACTTGGACCAATATGTTCACCTCTTCTTAAAGAACTAGGAAAAGCCATAATATCACGTAACTTTAAAACTAATACTTCTCTTAAGCATCAACAAAGAGATATAAC